A window from Chitinophaga filiformis encodes these proteins:
- a CDS encoding response regulator has product MQEKIICFLIDDDQDDQEIFSLALNAIDEDIDCITANDGVDALTKLRRERGFTPHFIFLDLNMVRMNGRECLKEIKKISHLNNIPVIIYSTSSEQKDITETMLLGASDYIVKPPSISILTKRLEQVLRKE; this is encoded by the coding sequence ATGCAGGAGAAGATTATTTGCTTTCTGATTGACGATGATCAGGATGACCAGGAAATTTTTTCTCTGGCGCTCAACGCAATAGACGAAGATATAGATTGCATCACCGCCAACGACGGTGTGGATGCGCTTACTAAATTACGCAGGGAGCGGGGCTTTACACCTCATTTCATCTTCCTCGACCTCAATATGGTACGCATGAATGGCAGAGAATGCCTTAAAGAGATAAAGAAAATCTCACATTTAAATAATATCCCTGTTATCATATACTCCACTTCTTCAGAGCAGAAAGACATTACTGAAACGATGCTCCTCGGGGCTTCAGATTACATCGTGAAGCCACCCAGTATCTCAATACTCACAAAAAGATTGGAGCAAGTTTTGAGAAAGGAATAA
- the infC gene encoding translation initiation factor IF-3 — translation MPQGPRPSFNNNSNNRGRNPNFRREQQQEHRTNRMIRVPEVRLVGENIEVGVYRTEEALRMAEEQGLDLVEISPNAVPPVCRIIDYNKFLYEKKKKEKEMKAKAHKSEVKEIRFTPNTDDHDFDFKAKHAEKFLKDGNKVKTYVQFKGRAIMFKERGELILLKFAERLAEVGALEGMPTMEGKRMIAIFAPKSAKKKMETKEAREERIQQPKEPRPAAASSEGKPDQQA, via the coding sequence ATGCCACAAGGACCCAGACCAAGTTTTAACAACAACAGTAACAACAGGGGCAGAAACCCCAATTTCAGAAGAGAACAACAACAGGAACACCGCACGAACAGAATGATACGTGTACCTGAAGTACGATTGGTAGGAGAGAATATTGAAGTCGGGGTGTACCGAACGGAAGAGGCCCTGCGTATGGCAGAAGAACAGGGACTGGATCTCGTGGAGATTTCCCCAAATGCCGTACCGCCGGTATGCCGTATTATCGATTATAATAAATTCCTTTACGAAAAGAAGAAGAAGGAAAAAGAGATGAAAGCCAAAGCTCATAAGAGCGAGGTAAAGGAAATCCGGTTTACGCCAAATACAGACGATCACGACTTTGACTTCAAGGCAAAACACGCCGAGAAATTCCTCAAAGACGGTAATAAAGTAAAAACATACGTACAGTTCAAGGGCCGTGCTATCATGTTTAAGGAACGTGGTGAACTGATCCTGCTGAAGTTTGCCGAAAGGCTGGCAGAGGTAGGCGCCCTCGAAGGAATGCCAACCATGGAAGGTAAGCGTATGATCGCCATTTTCGCTCCCAAGAGCGCAAAAAAGAAAATGGAAACAAAAGAAGCCAGGGAAGAACGCATACAGCAACCGAAGGAACCTCGTCCTGCGGCAGCATCTTCCGAAGGTAAACCTGATCAGCAGGCATAA
- the thrS gene encoding threonine--tRNA ligase, producing the protein MINITLPDGAVRQYEAGVTAMDVAKSISEGLARKVLAAKFNGQVTDASRPITTDGTLQLLTWTDTDGKATMWHSSAHLMAEALEALYPGVKFGIGPAIENGFYYDIDLGGRSISDEDLQKIGDKMAELAKKNSTYERREVSKADAEKYFTEKNDEYKLELIRDLQDGTITFYTQGNFTDLCRGPHIPNTGFIKAIKLTNIAGAYWRGNEKNKMLTRIYGITFPTQKELDEYLHLLEEAKKRDHRKLGKELELFTFSEKVGLGLPLWLPKGAMLRERLQSFLQKAQIESGYMPVVTPHIGNKNLYVTSGHYEKYGKDSFQPIHTPEEGEEFMLKPMNCPHHCEIYKSSPKSYKDLPVRFAEFGTVYRYEQHGELHGLTRVRGFTQDDAHLFCRPDQVKEEFIKVIDLVLYVFNSLNFTDYTAQISLRDQEDRAKYIGSDENWNLAEQAIIESAAEKGLKTVVEYGEAAFYGPKLDFMVKDALGRKWQLGTIQVDYNLPERFELEYVGADNQKHRPVMIHRAPFGSLERFIAVLIEHCAGKFPLWLTPTQVKILPISDKNQAYAEKVAELLKNAEIRAEIDDRNEKIGKKIRETELAKIPYMLVLGEKETAESKVAVRRQAKGDLGAMDLEQFIALVKEEVVSRKPFE; encoded by the coding sequence ACGGCAAGGCTACCATGTGGCACTCTTCCGCTCACCTCATGGCGGAAGCGCTGGAAGCACTGTATCCGGGCGTGAAGTTTGGTATCGGGCCCGCTATCGAGAACGGGTTCTATTACGATATTGACCTGGGAGGACGCAGTATTTCCGACGAAGATCTGCAGAAGATCGGCGATAAGATGGCTGAACTGGCAAAAAAGAACAGCACTTACGAACGCCGCGAAGTAAGCAAGGCGGACGCTGAAAAATATTTCACCGAAAAGAACGATGAGTACAAGCTGGAACTGATCAGGGACCTGCAGGATGGTACCATCACTTTCTATACACAGGGGAACTTTACCGACCTTTGCCGCGGGCCGCACATCCCCAACACAGGGTTTATCAAGGCTATCAAGCTGACAAACATTGCCGGCGCCTACTGGCGTGGTAATGAGAAGAACAAAATGCTGACCCGCATTTATGGTATCACTTTCCCTACCCAGAAGGAGCTGGACGAATACCTGCACCTGTTAGAGGAAGCTAAAAAACGTGACCACCGCAAACTGGGTAAGGAACTGGAACTGTTCACCTTCTCTGAAAAGGTGGGCCTGGGGCTGCCTTTATGGTTGCCAAAAGGCGCCATGCTGCGCGAACGCCTGCAAAGCTTCCTGCAGAAAGCACAGATCGAAAGCGGTTATATGCCGGTGGTAACGCCGCATATCGGTAACAAGAACCTGTATGTTACCTCCGGTCACTACGAGAAATATGGCAAGGACAGCTTCCAGCCCATTCATACGCCGGAAGAAGGCGAGGAGTTCATGCTGAAACCAATGAACTGCCCGCACCACTGCGAGATCTATAAATCCAGCCCGAAGAGCTATAAAGACCTGCCGGTGCGCTTTGCGGAATTCGGTACCGTGTACCGCTATGAGCAGCATGGTGAATTGCATGGTCTGACCCGCGTACGTGGCTTTACCCAGGATGATGCGCACCTTTTCTGCCGTCCCGACCAGGTAAAAGAAGAGTTCATCAAGGTGATAGATCTCGTACTGTACGTGTTCAACAGCCTGAACTTCACAGACTATACCGCCCAGATCTCCCTGCGCGACCAGGAAGACAGGGCAAAATATATCGGATCGGACGAGAACTGGAACCTGGCAGAACAGGCTATTATCGAGTCAGCCGCCGAAAAAGGCCTGAAAACAGTGGTAGAATACGGTGAAGCAGCGTTCTATGGCCCGAAACTCGACTTCATGGTAAAAGACGCGCTGGGGCGTAAATGGCAGCTGGGTACCATCCAGGTGGACTATAACCTCCCCGAGCGTTTCGAGCTGGAGTATGTAGGCGCGGACAACCAGAAACACCGCCCCGTAATGATCCACCGTGCGCCATTTGGTTCACTGGAACGTTTCATTGCCGTACTGATAGAGCATTGCGCCGGCAAATTCCCGCTGTGGCTCACACCTACACAGGTGAAGATCCTCCCTATCAGCGACAAGAACCAGGCTTATGCAGAAAAAGTGGCAGAATTGCTAAAAAATGCAGAAATTCGCGCAGAAATAGATGACCGCAACGAGAAGATAGGGAAAAAGATCAGGGAAACTGAACTTGCAAAAATTCCTTATATGCTCGTGTTAGGTGAGAAGGAGACTGCTGAAAGCAAAGTTGCGGTACGCAGACAAGCTAAAGGCGACCTCGGCGCAATGGACCTGGAACAGTTTATAGCGCTCGTAAAAGAGGAAGTAGTCAGCAGGAAACCATTCGAATAA